A single window of Ferrimonas balearica DSM 9799 DNA harbors:
- the ung gene encoding uracil-DNA glycosylase: MPVQNQWQPFLGGVKSEPYFQQMMAQIAEWRAQGQVIYPPQEQVFEAFRRTDFDQIKVVILGQDPYHGPNQAHGLCFSVQPGVKTPPSLVNIYKELANDIPGFQIPDHGYLAHWADQGVLLLNTVLTVNAGQAHSHAALGWETFTDRVIELINAEREGVVFLLWGSHAQKKGRHIDTSKHAVLKAPHPSPLSAHRGFLGCGHFSQTNAILREQGKTEIDWQPRLPEAG; the protein is encoded by the coding sequence GTGCCTGTTCAGAACCAGTGGCAACCCTTTCTCGGCGGCGTAAAGTCCGAACCCTATTTTCAGCAGATGATGGCGCAGATTGCCGAGTGGCGTGCGCAGGGCCAGGTGATCTATCCGCCCCAGGAGCAGGTGTTTGAGGCGTTTCGCCGTACCGACTTTGACCAGATCAAGGTGGTGATCCTCGGCCAGGACCCTTACCACGGCCCGAACCAGGCCCATGGTCTTTGCTTCTCCGTGCAACCGGGGGTGAAAACCCCGCCGTCACTGGTCAACATCTATAAGGAGCTGGCCAACGACATTCCGGGGTTTCAGATCCCCGACCACGGCTACCTGGCCCACTGGGCCGATCAGGGTGTGTTGCTGCTCAATACGGTGCTGACGGTCAACGCCGGCCAGGCCCATTCGCACGCAGCACTGGGCTGGGAAACCTTTACCGACCGGGTGATTGAGTTGATTAATGCGGAGCGGGAAGGGGTGGTGTTCCTGCTGTGGGGCAGCCATGCCCAGAAAAAGGGGCGGCATATCGACACCAGCAAGCATGCCGTGCTGAAAGCCCCCCACCCGTCACCGCTGTCGGCCCACCGGGGTTTCCTCGGTTGTGGGCACTTCTCGCAGACCAACGCGATCCTGCGTGAGCAGGGTAAAACCGAGATTGACTGGCAACCCCGGTTGCCGGAAGCGGGTTGA
- the nfo gene encoding deoxyribonuclease IV — MRYIGAHVSASGGVENAPANAAAIGARAFALFTKNQRRWQAKPLTTANIDGFRAACERHGFGPDQVLPHDSYLINLGHPDPDALLRSREAFIDEMARCAQLGLNRLNFHPGSHLRQVSESQCLRTIAESINLALEATQGVMAVIENTAGQGSNLGHRFEQLAEIIDQVEDKSRVGVCLDTCHTFAAGYDLRTPEACEATFSEFDRTVGLGYLQGMHLNGSKSPLGSRVDRHHSLDQGEMGTAVFDYLMNHPATEAIPMVLETIDSARWAEEIRWLYSLERS, encoded by the coding sequence ATGCGATACATCGGAGCCCACGTCAGTGCCAGCGGAGGCGTTGAGAACGCCCCGGCCAACGCCGCCGCCATCGGCGCCCGCGCCTTTGCCCTGTTCACCAAGAACCAGCGTCGCTGGCAGGCCAAGCCCCTGACGACGGCCAATATTGATGGTTTTCGCGCTGCCTGTGAGCGCCACGGCTTCGGCCCCGATCAGGTGCTGCCCCACGACAGCTACCTGATCAATCTGGGCCACCCGGACCCGGATGCCCTACTGCGCTCCCGCGAGGCCTTTATCGATGAGATGGCGCGCTGCGCTCAGCTTGGGCTCAACCGCCTGAACTTCCACCCCGGCAGCCACCTGCGCCAGGTCAGCGAAAGCCAGTGCCTGCGCACTATTGCCGAGTCGATCAATCTGGCACTGGAGGCCACACAAGGGGTTATGGCGGTGATTGAAAACACCGCCGGACAGGGCAGCAACCTGGGCCACCGGTTTGAACAGCTGGCCGAGATCATCGACCAGGTGGAGGATAAGAGCCGGGTGGGCGTGTGCCTCGACACCTGCCATACCTTTGCGGCCGGGTACGACCTGCGCACCCCGGAGGCCTGCGAGGCCACCTTTAGCGAGTTCGACCGCACGGTCGGCCTCGGCTACCTGCAGGGGATGCACCTGAACGGCTCTAAGTCGCCGCTGGGCAGCCGGGTGGATCGCCACCACAGTCTCGACCAGGGTGAGATGGGCACCGCGGTGTTCGACTACCTGATGAACCACCCGGCGACCGAAGCGATCCCCATGGTGCTGGAGACCATTGACTCCGCTCGCTGGGCGGAAGAGATCCGTTGGCTCTACAGTCTGGAGCGGAGTTAA